Genomic DNA from Veillonella criceti:
TTCATTAATAAATTTATCGGCATCGCCATTTTGCTTCATGGCAACTGAAATGAGTGGATACCCTTCGGACGCTAAGATACCGCCTAACAACTCCCAGTTACTACTATGAATCGCCATTAAAACGGCACCTTTCCCACCTTCTTGAGCATCATCCAAATACTCACGGTCTACCCATTCAAACATCTCTTTATATTTGCCATCTTTAATTTCAGGATAGCGCAACACATCAATAATCATCCGCCCAAAACGGGTTGTACTTTTTTTAGCAATTTGCCGTGCTTCCTTCGGGTCATCTGTAATATGACAAAATAAAATCTGTCCAATAGCCAACTTACGGCGCTTAGGTGGTAAAAACAACCAGCACAATTCCCCCAGTACTCGGCCAATGGCATATTGTAAACTATGAGGTAGCGCGCATATTAAGGCGCTAAACAGTTTCATAAATCTATACATAGACGCTCCTACTTAGCTGCTAATTGCTCTTTTAAAGCAGCTAACTCTTTTTCTAATTGCTTAATTGTTTTAGCCATTTCAGGCAATCGATTTTCATAGACCGATTGTTTAAGCCATTCCCTATGAGGCCGTTGCGGGAACCCAGCATAAGTTCCATTAGAAGGAACACTACCAATTATCCCTGTTTTAGCCGCAAAGGTAACATTATCACCAATTGTAATATGGCCGGTACAACCGGTTTGACCTGCAAAAATTACATGGTTACCGCATTTTGTACTTCCTGCAATGCCAACTTGAGCAATAAGGAAACAATCTTCACCAATTTCTACATTATGGCCTAAATGTACTAAATTATCAATTTTAGTACCACGGCGCACTAGCGTAGACCCCATCGTAGCATTATCCACACAGGAACAGGATCCCACTTCTACATCATCCTCCAAAATAACATTGCCTACTTGAGGAATGTGCGTATGCACGCCATTTTCTGTAGCAAATCCGAACCCTTCGCCACCAATAACAGCTTTGGCTCGTAACACAACACGTTTGCCTAAAATACAGTTTTCATGAACAATAGCACCACTATAAATAACTGTATCTTCACCAATCTTAGCGTTGTGTCCAATATATACATAAGGGTGTAGTATAACATTATCACCAATAACTGCATTATCATAAATAACACAGTAAGGGCCTACAGTTACATTCTTACCAATAGTTACATCCTTACCAATAATCGCGGTTTCATGCACACCAGTAGGAAACACTACAGGGGGATGGAATTTTTGTAAAATTTGTGCAAATGCAACTTTCGCATTCGATACTACAATTTGAGGAATGCGCACATCTTTCAGGGGTGCCTCTACAATAACAGCGCCTGCTTTGCTTTGTCCCACATATTCACAATACTCGCCCACTGCAAAGGAAATTGCTTGTGGAGCGGCTTGATCAAGACTCCGTGTTTCAGCAATCTCAATCGATCCATCACCTACTACTTTACCCTGTACACTATTCGCCAGTTCCTCAACTGTATACGTCACTGTGAAAGTCTCCTCTCAATCTATCAATAATAGTTAATTATTTGTTTTCAGTCTGTTGTTCACCATTCGTAGCCTTAGCATCACCAGCTGCAGCTTGGTCTTTATTTTCAACTTTGCCCATCTTAGTTAATACTTCTTCGGTTAAATCAACACCACCGCTAATCAATGCATTTTTTTCTACAACAGCAGTAATATTTTTTTCTTTAGCAATGGCTTGTACATTCGTATCAACTGAATTGCGGAAATCATTGATCATGGCTTGTTGGTAAACTTGCATTTCCTGTTCTGCTTTTTGTTTGCTTTGCATCATAGCATTAGCATCTTGACCAGCACTTTGTTCCTGAGCCAAACGAGTATTAATTTCATTATATTTAGCTTCTAATTTAGAACGTGTATCTTGACCTTTTTGACTATCTGTCATAATTTTTTGCATATCTACATAACCCACTTGTTCAGAGCTGCCACAACCAGCCACTAAACCAACGGATACCATCATAGTTAAGCCTGCTAATACACGTTTTACATTCTTATTCATTACTGAAAACTCCTTTTATTGCGCTGTACTATACGATGCTATAATAGCATCGGTTACATCAACAGCATTTACATTTGAAACTTCATTAATTACGATTAAATCCAAATTTTGTTCTTTAGCAACAACCATGGCGCGCATACGAACATCTTCTAAAATAGCATCATGTAACGCATCCACTTCACTTTGCTTAGCCTTTAAACGACTATCCCAAGCTGTATTCCAATCTGCCGGATTAGGTAAATTATTAGTAGCCAAAATAGAATCAGCTTTTGCTTTCATCATTTCATCGCGACGTGCTAATAGTTCTTTTTGTAAATTAGCTGCATAATCATCTAATTCCTTTTGTCCCGAAGCACGTAAAGCAGCTAATTCACCATCTACTTTTTGTTCTAATTCCTGAATTTCATTTCCTGCAATAGATTGGCTACGTTGCGCTAACAATGTTTTTAATTCTTCTTCCTTAGCGGTCTGTTCAGCTGCAATGGCTGCTTTTTGTTCTTCTGTAATCGCCAACGGTTGCGTTTTACTACTCAATTCTAACTGTAAATTAACAATTCTCAAGTCTGCATCAGTCATATCAGTTTTTAACTCACTGCGATATTTATTGATTAAAGCAATACGCTGTTTCTGATAAGCAATATTTAATTCTTGCTCTTTTGCTTTCACTTTACTCATCAATTCCGTATTAAGTAAATCTGTAATTTCTTTATCAGATCCGAGTGACTGTAATGCTAAAGACTGTTCTTGCGATTTCAAGGTTAACGACTGTTGCTCACTTTTATAGTTAGCTTGCAAATCTTCTAATTCTTTTTTAGCTTTTGTGTATTCTTCATAAGAAGGATTAAAGGAAATAACCTTATCCATTTTTACAAGGCCTACTTTAGGTAAATTAGAAGTGGCAGTCGGTTTCGTCGAATCTAAACGATTATGAATAAATACACCGAGTATTAAGGCGACGATAACAACGGCAGCTACTAAAATCCAACGATAGGTTAGCTTCATTGTAACGCCTCCTTTTCACCTATCAATCCATACATATTAGTCAACACTGTATTATTTTTGAGTATTTGCATCCGTTGTGTCTGCACCACTATTTAATTTCTTCTGTACTTGATCTGTAATATCAACACCACCATATAAAACAGTTCGTTTATCCATAACAATGGATAAGCCCTTAGCATCAGCCACTGCTTTGGATGCTTCCCCTACTTGATCTTGAATTTTCTTCTGAATTTCCATCATTTTGTCTTGTACTTTACTTTGATACTGTGAAGCTAATTCAGCTTTTTGATTATCATCCATATTAGCTGATTTACTATTAAATTCATCACTTAGCTGTTTTTTATACTCATCTAATTCTTTATTAGCAGCTACTACAGCTGGTGAAGCAGCACTCAAAACCTTAGTCGTATCAATAACACCAATATTGCTATTCGTATCAGAAGCCATACTTGGTGTTGCCATCTGTGTATAAGCGATAGCCCCAATCCCTAACAAGAAAATAACAGCAACAAAAAGAGAAACAAATTTTTTATTTTTTTGGTTATTAATTAACCGCATCATAGGCAATATACCTTCTTTCTTACAAATTTCTAATTATATTATAACCTATATTTTTATTTTAAATATAGCCGATTAAACGCAACCATTTATTATCTTCGGTCACTACATACTCTAAGGTTAAATAATTATTTAAGTCATAACCTAAACCAAATTCATTACGATGAACCTCAAAATCTCGTTGCGCTCGCATATGCCAACGTTCGCCAACGGTTTGACGAATCCAAGCACGACTATATTTATCTGAGAGATTATACTGATAGGCAATTGTAGTATCTGGTGTTATATGATATGCATAAGATGGATAAAAGGCCCACTTATACGAATCAGGGAAAAAATTAGTCTCTAAGTACCAATCACCACGACCTTGTTTAACCCCAGTAAATAATTTGAACCCTACATTATGTTCAGTATCTGTCCCCATATCCAAATAGGCTTCACCGCGCACTATATACCGTGATGAGTCAACTTGAATTTTCAAGAGCAAATCTGTACCTAGTTGTAAACTAGGCACCATAGATATGCCGAACCGCTCACTCGCCCGACTTGTATTCAACTCCTCTTGTACTCGACCTAAAATATCGCCTTCATGACGAGCAATAAAAGCCACCGGTACTCCTTCATAACCGACTAAATAATTATCATAATAACGTTTAGTCGTAAAAAAAATACTGGACGGCAATGTATTGGAGGATATTTCAGTACTACTGTGCCTTACTACAGCGCCTTGTGGAATTAAATACACCCGCACTTTGGTACTAGTGCCAGGTGTAATTTCTACTTGAGGAATGAATTCTGGTAAAGCCCCCTCCAATTCATTACGTACTAATTGACTCGTAACAGCCGAAGCCCAATCTAATGAATCTAAAGGTGCACCTAACAAAATTTGCTCAATACGAGGTTCTACAAAGGCTACATCTTGAGCTACTAATTGCTGTGCTACTGAACTTAAGTTACCATATTCGACCGTAACATCAACCGACTGAATGGTTTGTCCATACGGACGTAAACGAACAGCCAATTGACTTGTTTGTCCCGGTATAATTTCCAAGGATTCTACTGTATAACCATATAAAATACGATCAATAATATCACTGGTTACTTTATGATAAGTAGCTTCACCGGCTAGCACAGTATCGGTATCAACTCCAATATACAATTTGTCAGCCGCAGTTTGTACGGCCGCGGTCATACGCTTGGCCAATACGGCGGGTAACGGTTGTCTGGCCCCTTCTAGGTGTACCGTTACAGCCTCAATCGGTGCCGCGTGAGTAATTGATGTGGTAGTAGCGGCCATACAAATGGCCGCCCCCACGCGTAAGCCCCAGCGTTTCATAATTAGAACTGTCCACCAAAGCTGAAGTGGAATTTCTTATCATCTTTACTTACACCATAATCAAGACGAATTGGTCCAATTGGCGTAGTAATACGAACACCAGCACCAACAGAGATGTTAAAGGATTTATCATCATCATACCAAGTCGAACTAATTGTTGGTGCATCCCAAGCATCACCCATATCAGTAAAGAGCACGCCTGTTACTTTATTAAAGATTGGTACGCGGTATTCTAACGTAGCATTGTACATTTTCTTACCACGGAACTGATCATCTTCAAAACCACGAAGTGTATCAGCGCCACCTAATGTATAAAGAGCACTAAATGGTACATCCCCTTGAGCCCAGCCAATACGGCCTCGGAAAGCTAATACTTGATTTTTACCGATTTGTTTATAACTACGATATTCACCAGTGAATTTATAGTAATCAAAGTCACCGCCTAAACCATGACCAGCCCATTGCACCGTCCCAGATAAACGTTGACCACGTTTTGGATCGTAAATATTATCACGGGAATCATAAACTTTCTGCCAAGTTACGCTGTTGGTACGACCGAAGTTATTATCAATGTAATTTTTACCGGCAAAATCTAGTTCTTCTCGCTGTCCATCAGAATTAATTTTTGCATTATCCCATTGATACGAACCATCATGGCCTGGACCGCCACCAGCACTATAGTTATAACCGCTCATTTCATCTTCGTCGAACTTCCAGCCATCTTTACGTGTTTCAAGTGTTACATAGTCACGCGTATATTCACCAGTCTGACGACCTAAGGAAATACTAATCCCTTTTTGTGTTTTAACGTATTCAGAAATATCTTCCCCGTCAGAGTTGTAGTCTGTATAGGTATCTTCACGGTCGAATACAGTTAAGCCAAGGGATGTCCCTTTGTCATCAATCCAAGGGCGTAAGTAAGATACGGAGTAGTTTTTATAACCAGCAGTACCACCGAATTCCCAGTGAACTTTAACTTTATCACCAGTACCACGTAAGTTATCTTCCCCAACTTCTACGATACCTACGAAACCATCGGAATCAGAATAACCAGCCCCTAAGGTAATGGTCCCTGTTTTATGTTCTAGTACATCAATTTCAAGGACTACTTTATCTGGTGTAGACCCTTCTAATAAACGAACATTAACATCATCAAAATAACCTAGGTTATATACTTTTTCAACGGAACGACGAACTAAGAATTTATTAAAAGGCTGACCTTTTTTCTGATTAAATTCACGAAGAATGACATAATCCTTCGTCTTTTTATTACCATGCGGTACAATATCTTCTACAATACCTTCTGTAATAGAGATATGAAGTACCCCATTTTCATCAACCGCTAAATCGTTAACACGTGCTAAGATATAGCCGTCACGGTTATAAGCCGCATTAATCCCTTGAATACGTTCACCTACTTGTACGGTATTAAGTACTGTATCTGGCTGTACATTGAGGTAATTAACAAGCATTTCATTACTATACACGGTATTACCTTCAAATTGTACCGATTTAACCACCGGATTAACCGTCACTTTATAAGCTACTTTAACCCCCTCTGGTACTACTGTAATAACAGGATTAATTTCAGATAAATAACCAGTAGCCCCTAAAGCTGCAATGTCTGCTTTGATAGCTTCAATAGTTAATGTATCGCCAATATGACTCTTTAATAAAGCCACATATTCACCTTGTACTTCAGCGGGCAAACCATCAACGGAGAAACCTGTCATCACTTTGCCTACATAAGGCTGTAAGGCTTCATCAGTTACGCTAGAGAAGTAACGGGCATCTGGTGTAGTAATTTCAGTTTGTACCCCAGCTGCTTGCTGTTCTTCCAATTTTGCCCCTTCCCCTTTAGCTACAGTTAATACGCCTTTATCTTGAGTAGCCAATGATGAGTTATCTAACTCTTGTCGTTTTGCTTCCTTTTCATCAGATTTTTGGGCTTCTTCGATGCCTCCACGAGCCGCACTAATAGCATCTTGTGCTGCGGCATCACTAGCATCCATTGTGC
This window encodes:
- a CDS encoding lysophospholipid acyltransferase family protein — encoded protein: MYRFMKLFSALICALPHSLQYAIGRVLGELCWLFLPPKRRKLAIGQILFCHITDDPKEARQIAKKSTTRFGRMIIDVLRYPEIKDGKYKEMFEWVDREYLDDAQEGGKGAVLMAIHSSNWELLGGILASEGYPLISVAMKQNGDADKFINEYRAIMHQHVTYKTGVREMIKELHGGAMIGLIMDQDPGDKGQLVPFFGYETLTPVGPAVMGRMRDVPIVPVTIRFDEYKEKYIVSAYKPFYAEHTDDKKRDTAVTLTQLNEWIEDYIRRYPEDWFWLHNRWKWTRRYYGGKIEVPPDPMKD
- the lpxD gene encoding UDP-3-O-(3-hydroxymyristoyl)glucosamine N-acyltransferase; protein product: MTYTVEELANSVQGKVVGDGSIEIAETRSLDQAAPQAISFAVGEYCEYVGQSKAGAVIVEAPLKDVRIPQIVVSNAKVAFAQILQKFHPPVVFPTGVHETAIIGKDVTIGKNVTVGPYCVIYDNAVIGDNVILHPYVYIGHNAKIGEDTVIYSGAIVHENCILGKRVVLRAKAVIGGEGFGFATENGVHTHIPQVGNVILEDDVEVGSCSCVDNATMGSTLVRRGTKIDNLVHLGHNVEIGEDCFLIAQVGIAGSTKCGNHVIFAGQTGCTGHITIGDNVTFAAKTGIIGSVPSNGTYAGFPQRPHREWLKQSVYENRLPEMAKTIKQLEKELAALKEQLAAK
- a CDS encoding OmpH family outer membrane protein, yielding MNKNVKRVLAGLTMMVSVGLVAGCGSSEQVGYVDMQKIMTDSQKGQDTRSKLEAKYNEINTRLAQEQSAGQDANAMMQSKQKAEQEMQVYQQAMINDFRNSVDTNVQAIAKEKNITAVVEKNALISGGVDLTEEVLTKMGKVENKDQAAAGDAKATNGEQQTENK
- a CDS encoding OmpH family outer membrane protein, coding for MMRLINNQKNKKFVSLFVAVIFLLGIGAIAYTQMATPSMASDTNSNIGVIDTTKVLSAASPAVVAANKELDEYKKQLSDEFNSKSANMDDNQKAELASQYQSKVQDKMMEIQKKIQDQVGEASKAVADAKGLSIVMDKRTVLYGGVDITDQVQKKLNSGADTTDANTQK
- a CDS encoding BamA/OMP85 family outer membrane protein, whose amino-acid sequence is MMNKRAYKNMLAVAVVAALSGTTVWAADETTATNTQNTATVASTMDASDAAAQDAISAARGGIEEAQKSDEKEAKRQELDNSSLATQDKGVLTVAKGEGAKLEEQQAAGVQTEITTPDARYFSSVTDEALQPYVGKVMTGFSVDGLPAEVQGEYVALLKSHIGDTLTIEAIKADIAALGATGYLSEINPVITVVPEGVKVAYKVTVNPVVKSVQFEGNTVYSNEMLVNYLNVQPDTVLNTVQVGERIQGINAAYNRDGYILARVNDLAVDENGVLHISITEGIVEDIVPHGNKKTKDYVILREFNQKKGQPFNKFLVRRSVEKVYNLGYFDDVNVRLLEGSTPDKVVLEIDVLEHKTGTITLGAGYSDSDGFVGIVEVGEDNLRGTGDKVKVHWEFGGTAGYKNYSVSYLRPWIDDKGTSLGLTVFDREDTYTDYNSDGEDISEYVKTQKGISISLGRQTGEYTRDYVTLETRKDGWKFDEDEMSGYNYSAGGGPGHDGSYQWDNAKINSDGQREELDFAGKNYIDNNFGRTNSVTWQKVYDSRDNIYDPKRGQRLSGTVQWAGHGLGGDFDYYKFTGEYRSYKQIGKNQVLAFRGRIGWAQGDVPFSALYTLGGADTLRGFEDDQFRGKKMYNATLEYRVPIFNKVTGVLFTDMGDAWDAPTISSTWYDDDKSFNISVGAGVRITTPIGPIRLDYGVSKDDKKFHFSFGGQF